A portion of the Streptomyces sp. YPW6 genome contains these proteins:
- a CDS encoding YhgE/Pip family protein: MRSPKLAALELKRFGRGKLPAAALVALLLLPLLYGALYLCSFWDPYGKLDKLPVALVNNDKGATSDGKRITAGDEISEKLLDSKVFAWHEVSSAEADKGVEEGTYYLSLTMPSDFSRKIASSGGDSPETGALQVRTNDANNYIVGQISKTVFGEVRNAASTNASRGFLDRIFINFSDLHDKTAEAAKGADDLKGGISKAKQGSKDLADGLKDSKAGSKKLSDGIVKLNQGSRDLATGSQQVAGGTRILAEKVNGIAGDVRPFFKDNGKSIQDTARLVADTSAAVRHNLDVLVKSAPTAASGARKAADELAEIHRTQCEEAEEPDATACPPLERAKVTAEDAAKIAADVNTLVTNQNGDLKKLSNQLVTFQKQAEALAKRVPTLDDDLATAVAKVNELNTGAQKVAKGAQALHAGLGTAQTGSSNLDTGVGKLKTGAENLDGGLFRLGDGSAELAQGLNDGVDKIPDYDKKDRDARTDVMADPVQLASKSLHEAPNYGTGFAPYFIPLSLWVGAMVAYMLIQPLNRRALAAGASSWRIAFAGWLPVAAIGTAQVGALMAVLHLGLGLQMTHAAGTIGFLTLVTCCFAAIVQWLNACFGAAGRILVLVVLMLQLTSAGGTYPVQTSPGFFGAIHPYLPMTYVVEGLRRLITGGPLTPVWLGCAVLAAFTVGALALTALTARRKQVWSLSRLHPELSL; the protein is encoded by the coding sequence ATGCGTTCGCCGAAACTGGCCGCGCTTGAGCTGAAGCGGTTCGGGCGGGGCAAGCTGCCCGCCGCCGCGCTCGTCGCCCTGCTGCTCCTGCCGCTGCTCTACGGCGCCCTGTACCTGTGCTCGTTCTGGGACCCGTACGGGAAGCTCGACAAGCTGCCCGTCGCCCTCGTCAACAACGACAAGGGGGCCACCAGCGACGGCAAGCGCATCACCGCCGGGGACGAGATCAGCGAGAAGCTGCTCGACTCCAAGGTCTTCGCCTGGCACGAGGTCAGCTCCGCCGAGGCCGACAAGGGTGTCGAGGAGGGCACGTACTACCTCTCGCTGACGATGCCGTCGGACTTCAGCAGGAAGATCGCGTCCAGCGGCGGGGACTCCCCCGAGACCGGCGCGCTCCAGGTACGGACGAACGACGCCAACAACTACATCGTCGGGCAGATCTCGAAGACGGTCTTCGGTGAGGTGCGCAACGCCGCCTCCACGAACGCCTCCCGGGGTTTCCTGGACCGCATCTTCATCAACTTCTCCGATCTGCACGACAAGACCGCCGAGGCGGCCAAGGGCGCCGACGACCTCAAGGGCGGCATCTCCAAGGCCAAGCAGGGCTCGAAGGACCTCGCGGACGGCCTCAAGGACTCCAAGGCGGGCAGCAAGAAGCTCTCCGACGGGATCGTGAAGCTGAACCAGGGCTCCCGCGACCTCGCGACGGGCTCCCAGCAGGTCGCCGGAGGCACCCGGATCCTGGCCGAGAAGGTCAACGGGATCGCCGGTGACGTGCGCCCCTTCTTCAAGGACAACGGGAAGTCCATCCAGGACACCGCACGACTGGTCGCCGACACCTCGGCGGCCGTACGGCACAACCTCGACGTGCTCGTGAAGTCCGCGCCCACCGCGGCCTCCGGCGCCAGGAAGGCCGCCGACGAGCTGGCCGAGATCCACCGGACGCAGTGCGAGGAGGCCGAGGAGCCCGACGCCACCGCCTGCCCGCCGCTGGAGCGCGCCAAGGTCACGGCCGAGGACGCCGCGAAGATCGCCGCCGATGTGAACACCCTGGTCACGAACCAGAACGGCGACCTCAAGAAGCTGAGCAACCAGCTGGTCACCTTCCAGAAGCAGGCCGAGGCGCTCGCCAAGCGGGTCCCGACGCTGGACGACGACCTGGCGACGGCCGTGGCGAAGGTCAACGAGCTGAACACCGGCGCCCAGAAGGTCGCCAAGGGCGCGCAGGCACTGCACGCGGGCCTCGGCACCGCGCAGACCGGCTCCAGCAACCTGGACACCGGCGTCGGCAAGCTGAAGACCGGCGCGGAGAACCTGGACGGCGGGCTGTTCCGGCTCGGCGACGGCTCGGCCGAACTGGCCCAGGGCCTCAACGACGGCGTGGACAAGATCCCGGACTACGACAAGAAGGACCGCGACGCACGCACCGACGTGATGGCCGACCCCGTCCAGCTGGCCTCCAAGTCGCTGCACGAGGCCCCCAACTACGGCACCGGCTTCGCCCCGTACTTCATCCCGCTGTCCCTGTGGGTCGGCGCGATGGTGGCGTACATGCTGATCCAGCCGCTCAACCGGCGGGCGCTCGCCGCCGGGGCCTCCTCCTGGCGGATCGCGTTCGCCGGCTGGCTCCCGGTCGCCGCCATCGGTACGGCCCAGGTCGGCGCCCTGATGGCCGTCCTGCACCTGGGGCTCGGCCTCCAGATGACCCACGCCGCCGGAACGATCGGCTTCCTGACCCTGGTGACCTGCTGCTTCGCCGCGATCGTGCAGTGGCTGAACGCCTGCTTCGGGGCGGCCGGGCGGATCCTGGTGCTGGTGGTGCTGATGCTCCAGCTGACCTCGGCCGGGGGCACGTACCCCGTCCAGACGAGCCCCGGCTTCTTCGGTGCGATCCACCCGTACCTCCCCATGACGTACGTGGTGGAGGGGCTGCGCAGGCTGATCACCGGCGGCCCGCTCACCCCGGTATGGCTGGGCTGCGCGGTGCTGGCGGCCTTCACCGTCGGCGCGCTCGCCCTGACCGCGCTCACCGCCCGCCGCAAGCAGGTGTGGAGCCTGAGCCGGCTGCACCCGGAGCTGAGCCTGTGA
- a CDS encoding TetR/AcrR family transcriptional regulator: protein MESSGTTRRQATRQKLYEAAVTLIAEKGFSATTVDEIAERAGVAKGTVYYNFKSKTELFEELLRHGVGLLTASLRAAAEESEERGGTRVEALDSMIRAGLAFIDRYPAFTQLYVAELWRTNRAWQSTLLVVRQEAVAVVEGVLRDAVRSGELSEEIDIPLTAAALVGMVLVAALDWQAFQPERSIDEVHSALSLLLHGRVSGH, encoded by the coding sequence ATGGAAAGCAGTGGCACCACGCGCCGCCAGGCCACCCGGCAGAAGCTCTACGAGGCGGCGGTGACGCTCATCGCCGAGAAGGGCTTCTCGGCGACCACCGTCGACGAGATCGCCGAGCGCGCCGGGGTCGCCAAGGGCACGGTCTATTACAACTTCAAGAGCAAGACCGAGCTGTTCGAGGAGCTGCTCCGGCACGGCGTGGGGCTGCTCACCGCCTCGCTGCGGGCCGCAGCCGAGGAGTCCGAGGAGCGTGGCGGCACCCGCGTCGAGGCGCTGGACTCGATGATCCGGGCCGGGCTCGCCTTCATCGACCGCTATCCGGCCTTCACCCAGCTGTACGTGGCCGAGCTCTGGCGGACCAACCGCGCCTGGCAGTCGACGCTGCTGGTGGTGCGTCAGGAGGCCGTGGCGGTCGTCGAGGGCGTCCTGCGCGACGCGGTGCGCAGCGGTGAGCTGAGCGAGGAGATCGACATCCCGCTGACGGCGGCCGCGCTGGTCGGGATGGTGCTGGTGGCGGCGCTGGACTGGCAGGCGTTCCAGCCGGAGCGCTCGATCGACGAGGTCCACTCGGCCCTGTCGCTGCTGCTGCACGGGCGGGTCAGCGGCCACTGA
- a CDS encoding ATP-binding cassette domain-containing protein produces MESPHGAAVSAEDFGLEGPRGRVFRNVTFSAEPGELVAIEGPSGSGRTCLLLALTGRMRTTEGHAQTGGLHLPKQAAAVRRIAALGPVPGVSELDPAFTVAEHLGERALLQGRYGSPLRALLRPRAERRAAAEARVDEALEAAGLDPATLPKSGRTSVRDLERLEALRLSVALALIGRPRLLAVDDTDLKLSDAEREQAWALLRSVADAGTTVLAVCSEAPGNTRVVRTAPAVQESAGEPAAEENAPQEPTTEEETADAFAETGRA; encoded by the coding sequence GTGGAGAGCCCGCACGGGGCGGCTGTCAGCGCCGAGGACTTCGGACTGGAGGGACCGCGTGGCCGGGTCTTCCGGAACGTGACGTTCAGTGCCGAGCCGGGGGAACTGGTGGCCATCGAGGGACCGTCGGGATCGGGCCGCACCTGTCTGCTGCTCGCCCTGACCGGCCGGATGCGCACCACCGAGGGCCACGCGCAGACCGGCGGGCTGCACCTGCCGAAGCAGGCCGCCGCCGTCCGCAGGATCGCCGCGCTGGGCCCGGTGCCGGGCGTCAGCGAGCTGGACCCCGCCTTCACCGTCGCCGAGCACCTGGGCGAACGCGCCCTGCTCCAGGGCCGCTACGGCTCCCCCCTGCGCGCCCTGCTGCGCCCGCGCGCCGAGCGCCGGGCCGCCGCCGAGGCCCGGGTCGACGAGGCACTGGAGGCCGCGGGGCTCGACCCCGCCACACTGCCGAAGTCGGGACGCACCTCCGTCCGCGACCTGGAACGTCTGGAGGCGCTGCGGCTTTCCGTGGCGCTGGCACTGATCGGCAGGCCGCGGCTGCTGGCCGTCGACGACACCGACCTCAAGCTCTCGGACGCCGAACGCGAGCAGGCCTGGGCGCTGCTGCGCTCGGTGGCCGACGCCGGGACCACGGTGCTCGCCGTGTGCAGCGAGGCGCCCGGGAACACTCGGGTCGTACGCACCGCACCCGCCGTACAGGAGTCCGCCGGAGAGCCCGCCGCCGAGGAAAACGCCCCCCAGGAACCCACCACCGAAGAGGAGACGGCCGATGCGTTCGCCGAAACTGGCCGCGCTTGA
- a CDS encoding methyltransferase, translating into MSDQPRPRASLRTAVVWEVLKDALDRQVKATGRDALDVLDTGGGTGNFAVPAARLGHRVTVVDPSPNALFALERRAAEAGVADRVRGVQGDILGLFDVVEREGFDAVLCHGVLEYVDEPAEGVRTAVAALRPSGALSLLAAGLGGAVLARALAGHFTEARQALTDPAGRWGEGDPVPRRFTAEQLSGLVSEAGMEIAAVHGVRVFADLVPGVLVDTEPGAVEALLKLEAAAAEQPAFHSVATQLHVLGEKRH; encoded by the coding sequence GTGTCGGACCAGCCGCGCCCCCGCGCCTCCCTCCGTACCGCCGTGGTCTGGGAGGTCCTCAAGGACGCTCTGGACCGTCAGGTCAAGGCGACCGGGAGGGACGCCCTGGACGTCCTGGACACCGGCGGCGGCACGGGCAACTTCGCCGTGCCCGCGGCCAGGCTCGGCCACCGGGTCACCGTCGTCGACCCCAGCCCCAACGCACTCTTCGCCCTGGAGCGCCGTGCCGCCGAGGCCGGGGTCGCCGACCGGGTCCGGGGGGTCCAGGGCGACATCCTCGGCCTGTTCGACGTCGTCGAGCGCGAGGGCTTCGACGCGGTGCTCTGCCACGGCGTCCTGGAGTACGTCGACGAGCCCGCCGAGGGCGTCCGCACCGCGGTCGCGGCGCTGCGCCCCTCCGGCGCGCTCAGCCTGCTCGCCGCCGGCCTCGGCGGAGCCGTTCTGGCCCGCGCGCTCGCCGGACACTTCACCGAGGCCCGGCAGGCGCTCACCGACCCGGCGGGCCGCTGGGGCGAGGGCGACCCGGTGCCCCGCAGGTTCACCGCCGAGCAGCTCTCCGGCCTGGTCTCCGAGGCCGGGATGGAGATCGCCGCGGTGCACGGCGTCCGGGTCTTCGCCGACCTCGTGCCGGGTGTCCTGGTGGACACCGAGCCGGGGGCCGTGGAGGCGCTCCTCAAGCTCGAAGCGGCCGCCGCCGAGCAGCCCGCGTTCCACTCGGTCGCCACCCAGCTGCACGTGCTGGGCGAGAAGCGCCACTGA
- a CDS encoding DUF4126 domain-containing protein gives MSVIPLVFTSGWASGINAYAVVLLLGLFGATGVSDEVPAALQRTDVLIVAGVLFLCEAVADKIPYVDSVWDTAHTVIRPVAGAVVAALLAGESGSLPELAAGAIGGSTALMSHLVKAGTRMAVNTSPEPFSNIGLSIAEDLGVAGIVTFAVFNPVAAAVIAAVLLALGIVTVLFLASRIRRFLRRRAQRRAEKRPAPAGGLRPDG, from the coding sequence GTGTCTGTCATCCCTCTCGTGTTCACCAGCGGCTGGGCGAGCGGGATCAACGCGTACGCGGTGGTCCTGCTGCTCGGCCTGTTCGGCGCGACCGGCGTCTCCGACGAGGTGCCCGCCGCGCTCCAGCGCACGGACGTCCTGATCGTGGCCGGTGTGCTCTTCCTCTGCGAGGCGGTCGCGGACAAGATCCCCTACGTCGACTCGGTCTGGGACACCGCGCACACGGTCATCCGGCCGGTGGCCGGGGCGGTGGTGGCGGCGCTGCTGGCCGGGGAGAGCGGTTCGCTGCCGGAGCTGGCGGCCGGGGCGATCGGCGGGTCGACGGCGCTGATGAGCCATCTGGTGAAGGCCGGTACGCGGATGGCCGTCAACACCTCCCCCGAGCCCTTCAGCAACATCGGCCTGAGCATCGCCGAGGACCTCGGGGTCGCGGGCATCGTCACCTTCGCGGTGTTCAACCCGGTGGCGGCCGCCGTGATCGCGGCCGTGCTGCTGGCGCTCGGGATCGTCACCGTGCTCTTCCTCGCCTCGCGGATCCGCCGCTTCCTGCGCCGCCGGGCGCAGCGCCGCGCGGAGAAGCGCCCGGCCCCGGCGGGCGGGCTCCGGCCTGACGGCTGA
- a CDS encoding SAV_6107 family HEPN domain-containing protein, producing MASSSAAAAPRRRTVSPAPSLTGASSDVHPVQRRASAPPAALDLLAKARSGLDEAAALREPNERYATAHLAALRTAAAVLAARGRPETNKRRRDRIRSAWDVLPETAPELTEWSALFASGAERRARAEAGMPGAASTRDADDLLRDAAMFLRLVERLLVLQPVLPQPRSGRPGGG from the coding sequence ATGGCCAGCTCGTCCGCAGCAGCCGCCCCGCGGCGCCGCACAGTCAGCCCTGCACCCTCACTGACCGGCGCCTCCAGCGATGTCCACCCCGTGCAGCGCCGCGCCTCGGCGCCGCCCGCCGCCCTCGATCTGCTCGCCAAAGCCCGCTCCGGCCTCGACGAGGCCGCCGCACTCCGCGAGCCCAACGAGCGGTATGCCACCGCCCACCTCGCCGCCCTGCGCACCGCGGCGGCCGTGCTGGCCGCCCGCGGCCGCCCCGAGACGAACAAGCGCCGCCGCGACCGAATCCGCAGCGCCTGGGACGTGCTCCCGGAGACTGCCCCGGAGTTGACCGAATGGAGCGCCCTCTTCGCCTCGGGCGCCGAGCGCCGGGCCCGCGCGGAGGCCGGCATGCCGGGCGCCGCCAGCACGCGCGACGCCGACGACCTGCTGCGCGACGCGGCCATGTTCCTGCGCCTGGTGGAACGGCTCCTCGTGCTCCAGCCGGTCCTTCCGCAACCCCGCTCGGGGCGCCCCGGCGGCGGATGA
- a CDS encoding DUF3040 domain-containing protein → MPLSEHEQRMLEQMERALYAEDPKFATALEGSGLRTYTRKRVYQAVAGFLVGIALLMAGMVAQQIWISVVGFLVMLGCAVLAVTGWRKAPKPGEQQPAAAGGGDSGARRRPRQRRSMMNRIEQRWQRRRDEQGQ, encoded by the coding sequence GTGCCGCTCTCGGAGCACGAGCAGCGCATGCTCGAGCAGATGGAGCGAGCGCTGTACGCCGAAGATCCCAAGTTCGCGACAGCGCTCGAGGGAAGCGGGCTGCGTACGTACACCCGCAAAAGGGTCTACCAGGCGGTCGCAGGCTTCCTGGTGGGTATCGCGCTCCTCATGGCCGGAATGGTCGCCCAGCAGATCTGGATCAGCGTGGTGGGGTTCCTCGTCATGCTCGGCTGTGCCGTGCTCGCGGTCACCGGTTGGCGCAAAGCGCCCAAGCCCGGTGAACAGCAGCCGGCGGCCGCAGGTGGCGGGGACAGCGGTGCACGCCGCCGACCGAGACAGCGCCGGTCGATGATGAACCGCATCGAGCAGCGGTGGCAGCGCCGCCGCGACGAACAGGGCCAGTAG
- a CDS encoding DUF3488 and transglutaminase-like domain-containing protein, which translates to MSGRTRLALSAYAATLLAAGALIPLVEGVGWLVQAAVLLGVQSGVGALARRVPVARTLTVAAQALVTLVLLTLVFARDHALLGAVPGPQAVMRLGELLVAGGEDVGTYSTPAPLTDGIKLLVVGGVLLIGLLVDAMAVTFRSAAPAGLPLLALYSVAAGLSDGGAGRLWFLLAASGYLLLLLAESRDRLSQWGRVFGGAARTKGGLADGLSGTRSGSSPVRTGRRIGVLALGIALVAPLALPALDSGLLGGNGPGNGRGSGGGTISAVNPLVSLQNNLNQPENREVMTYRSNIENPQNLYLRILALDEFNGSEWRSSTRRLTDVPDRLPQPAGLGGDVSVTEVRTNISASRSYQQTYLPLPYPASEVRVDGRWRYEPEGRTLVGDDGQTTRGAQYEVGSLVVEPTAEQLAAAGPPPEELRREYTRLPGSLPEVVAETAAQVTDGSANAYEQAVKLQDWFASEGGFTYDTTVTSGTGSSAIARFLRDKEGFCVHFSFSMAAMARTLDIPARVAVGFTPGTMKSNGAVSVGLRDAHAWPELYFEGIGWTRFEPTPSRGSTPSWTRPDFPTDTPSDAAEPSADTSADPSAAPSADDSCPPLLRQEGGCGPSQEAGAAVPTDRGTPLGTVLLVVLAAALVLVLPLSPLLWRIRARNRRLGSGGRTPADAAARTLAAWREITDTAWDHGIPPDESLTPRKAAARIVRLGRLDTPAAEAVHRIAGSVEQVLYAAEPRPAAGLAEDASAVRAGLRGSAGRGARLRATLLPRSSVRVVWAAADRRTALAERWAGRAGAGRWTARLRRLTRQHG; encoded by the coding sequence ATGAGCGGACGGACCAGGCTGGCGCTGAGCGCCTATGCGGCGACACTGCTGGCGGCGGGGGCGCTGATCCCGCTGGTGGAGGGCGTCGGCTGGCTGGTGCAGGCCGCGGTGCTGCTCGGCGTCCAGAGCGGGGTGGGCGCCCTGGCCCGCCGGGTGCCCGTGGCCCGGACGCTGACCGTCGCCGCCCAGGCGCTGGTCACCCTCGTGCTGCTGACGCTGGTGTTCGCCCGGGACCACGCCCTGCTGGGTGCGGTGCCGGGCCCGCAGGCCGTCATGCGGCTCGGCGAGCTGCTGGTGGCGGGCGGTGAGGACGTCGGTACGTACTCCACCCCCGCGCCGCTGACCGACGGCATCAAGCTGCTGGTGGTCGGCGGGGTGCTGCTGATCGGTCTCCTGGTGGACGCCATGGCGGTGACCTTCCGCAGCGCGGCCCCGGCCGGACTCCCGCTCCTCGCCCTGTATTCGGTCGCGGCCGGTCTCTCCGACGGAGGGGCGGGCCGGCTGTGGTTCCTGCTGGCCGCCTCCGGCTATCTGCTGCTCCTGCTGGCCGAGAGCCGCGACCGGCTCTCCCAGTGGGGCCGTGTCTTCGGCGGGGCCGCGCGGACCAAGGGCGGCCTGGCCGACGGACTGTCCGGTACGCGCTCCGGCTCCTCCCCCGTGCGGACGGGGCGGCGGATCGGCGTGCTGGCGCTCGGCATCGCCCTGGTGGCCCCCCTCGCCCTGCCCGCGCTGGACAGCGGCCTGCTCGGCGGCAACGGCCCGGGGAACGGCAGGGGCAGCGGCGGCGGCACCATCTCCGCGGTGAATCCGCTGGTCTCCCTCCAGAACAACCTCAACCAGCCGGAGAACCGGGAGGTGATGACGTACCGCAGCAACATCGAGAACCCGCAGAACCTCTATCTCCGCATCCTGGCCCTGGACGAGTTCAACGGCAGCGAGTGGCGCTCCTCCACCCGACGGCTGACGGACGTACCCGACCGGCTTCCGCAGCCCGCGGGGCTCGGCGGGGACGTCTCGGTCACGGAGGTCAGGACGAACATCTCCGCCTCGCGCTCCTACCAGCAGACCTATCTGCCGCTCCCCTACCCGGCCAGCGAGGTCCGGGTCGACGGCCGCTGGCGGTACGAGCCCGAGGGCCGCACCCTGGTCGGCGACGACGGGCAGACCACGCGCGGCGCGCAGTACGAGGTGGGCAGCCTGGTCGTCGAACCCACGGCGGAGCAGCTCGCGGCCGCGGGGCCGCCGCCCGAGGAACTGCGCCGTGAGTACACCCGGCTCCCCGGCTCGCTTCCGGAGGTGGTCGCCGAGACCGCCGCGCAGGTGACGGACGGTTCGGCCAACGCCTACGAGCAGGCCGTGAAGCTCCAGGACTGGTTCGCCTCCGAGGGCGGCTTCACCTACGACACGACGGTCACCTCGGGCACGGGGTCGTCCGCCATCGCCCGGTTCCTCCGTGACAAGGAGGGCTTCTGCGTCCACTTCTCGTTCTCGATGGCCGCGATGGCCCGGACGCTGGACATTCCGGCCCGGGTCGCGGTGGGCTTCACCCCGGGGACCATGAAGTCGAACGGGGCGGTCTCGGTCGGTCTGCGCGACGCGCACGCCTGGCCCGAGCTGTATTTCGAGGGCATCGGGTGGACCCGGTTCGAGCCCACTCCGAGCCGGGGCAGCACCCCCTCGTGGACCCGCCCCGACTTCCCGACGGACACCCCGAGCGACGCCGCCGAGCCCTCGGCGGACACCTCGGCCGACCCCTCCGCGGCGCCGTCCGCCGACGACAGCTGCCCGCCGCTGCTGCGCCAGGAAGGCGGGTGCGGGCCCTCGCAGGAGGCGGGAGCGGCGGTACCGACCGACCGGGGCACCCCGCTCGGGACGGTGCTGCTGGTGGTCCTCGCGGCCGCCCTGGTCCTGGTGCTGCCGCTGTCGCCGCTGCTGTGGCGGATCCGGGCGAGGAACCGCCGGCTGGGCTCCGGGGGGCGGACGCCCGCCGACGCCGCCGCGCGGACGCTGGCCGCCTGGCGGGAGATCACCGACACGGCCTGGGACCACGGCATCCCTCCGGACGAGTCGCTGACGCCCCGGAAGGCGGCGGCCCGGATCGTGCGGCTGGGCCGGCTCGACACTCCTGCGGCCGAGGCCGTGCACCGCATCGCGGGCTCGGTGGAGCAGGTGCTGTACGCCGCCGAGCCGCGCCCGGCGGCCGGTCTGGCCGAGGACGCGTCGGCGGTGCGGGCGGGTCTGCGGGGATCGGCGGGCCGCGGTGCCCGGCTGCGGGCGACACTTCTGCCCCGCTCGTCCGTCCGGGTGGTGTGGGCCGCCGCCGACCGCCGGACGGCGCTCGCGGAGCGGTGGGCCGGCCGGGCGGGAGCCGGCCGCTGGACGGCCCGGCTGCGTCGCCTCACGCGCCAGCACGGCTGA
- a CDS encoding NAD(P)/FAD-dependent oxidoreductase, translated as MARIAVIGAGTGAMAAAARLAVAGEKVTVYERSAGYGGSVGRYEHEGFVFDTGPGLLHLPAVQRDLFVKTGKESLEQSVTLTQVDPASRHLFPDGTAVSLPNASRAGVATALDAALGAGSGERWSDFMDRARDAWDRSRRPLLEEPLRADHQVLGRDPYPAVRQRRLLRPARQASTVAEIGAWELADGRLAALLDGYAFAHGLDPRTAPASAALVPYMEQTFGSWYVMGGMRELARAVYERCVARRVEFVFGAEVVRVVEKDGRAAGVELADGEVAGADRVVLGVRPRPGLVPDQRAWGADDVPVRAGSGAGSAGRFTVLLSLRGAREADAVHRTVVHSAEGTAEQEAVFGGRVAGHPTVTVLRPDDPATRPDPEHEAVTLTATVAPQGPVDWRDAQVRQRFADALVERAGAAVPGLRERILHTEIRTPAETEAETGAEGGAVPPPALAGADGAYLHPGNATRLPGLYLAGGWAHPGGGLPHAGMSGTLVAGLVVEGEGFRGSR; from the coding sequence ATGGCACGAATTGCGGTGATCGGCGCCGGGACGGGCGCGATGGCGGCGGCCGCCCGGCTGGCCGTGGCGGGCGAGAAGGTGACGGTCTACGAGCGGTCCGCGGGCTACGGCGGCTCGGTCGGCCGGTACGAGCACGAGGGCTTCGTCTTCGACACCGGCCCCGGGCTGCTGCATCTGCCCGCCGTCCAGCGGGACCTCTTCGTGAAGACCGGCAAGGAGTCGCTGGAGCAGTCCGTGACGCTGACCCAGGTCGACCCGGCGAGCCGCCATCTCTTCCCGGACGGCACGGCGGTGTCCCTGCCGAACGCCTCCCGGGCCGGGGTGGCCACCGCCCTGGACGCGGCGTTGGGCGCCGGTTCCGGGGAGCGCTGGAGCGACTTCATGGACCGGGCCCGGGACGCCTGGGACCGCTCCCGGCGGCCGCTGCTGGAAGAGCCGCTGCGCGCGGACCACCAGGTGCTGGGGCGCGATCCGTATCCGGCGGTGCGGCAGCGGCGGCTGCTGCGCCCGGCCCGGCAGGCGTCCACGGTCGCGGAGATCGGCGCGTGGGAGCTGGCGGACGGGCGCCTGGCGGCCCTGCTCGACGGGTACGCGTTCGCCCACGGCCTCGACCCGCGCACCGCCCCCGCGAGCGCCGCCCTGGTGCCCTACATGGAGCAGACCTTCGGCAGCTGGTACGTGATGGGCGGGATGCGGGAGCTGGCCCGTGCGGTGTACGAGCGGTGCGTGGCCCGCCGGGTGGAGTTCGTCTTCGGAGCCGAGGTGGTGCGGGTCGTCGAGAAGGACGGCCGGGCGGCGGGCGTGGAGCTGGCGGACGGCGAGGTGGCCGGGGCCGACCGGGTGGTGCTCGGGGTCCGGCCGCGTCCGGGGCTGGTGCCGGATCAGCGGGCGTGGGGCGCGGACGACGTGCCGGTCCGGGCGGGCTCGGGCGCGGGCTCGGCGGGCCGGTTCACGGTACTCCTGTCGCTGCGCGGGGCCAGGGAGGCGGATGCGGTGCACCGGACCGTCGTGCACAGCGCGGAGGGGACGGCGGAGCAGGAGGCGGTGTTCGGGGGGCGGGTCGCCGGCCACCCCACGGTGACGGTGCTGCGCCCCGACGATCCCGCGACCCGCCCGGACCCGGAGCACGAGGCGGTGACGCTCACCGCGACGGTGGCTCCGCAGGGGCCGGTCGACTGGCGCGACGCACAGGTGCGGCAGCGGTTCGCCGATGCCCTGGTGGAGCGGGCGGGGGCGGCCGTTCCCGGGCTGCGGGAGCGGATCCTGCACACGGAGATCCGTACGCCGGCGGAGACCGAGGCGGAGACGGGGGCCGAGGGCGGTGCGGTGCCGCCGCCCGCGCTGGCCGGGGCGGACGGCGCGTATCTGCACCCGGGCAACGCCACCCGGCTGCCGGGGCTGTATCTCGCGGGCGGCTGGGCGCATCCGGGCGGCGGTCTCCCGCACGCCGGGATGTCGGGGACGCTGGTGGCCGGGCTCGTGGTGGAGGGCGAGGGCTTCCGCGGCTCCCGCTGA